TTTATTTTCTATAATATTTTCGACTTGAGGGACTGCAACCCCTCTCCATTTCAAACCCTTAAAATCTAAGCTTCGCTCGCAGCTGTTGGGTCTGCTGGTAATCGTTGAGACACAAGCGCAAAAAATGGATCTCCGCCCCCTAAACCCATCCAAGATAACAAGGTTGATTGAGGCGTTTGATTGGAGATTACTTGGGGCTTACTCAGACCTGTGACAGAGCCCATATAGGACTGCACTAGCTGTACCCGCTGCTCATCACTCCCATCTCGCCAAACCTGAATTGCTTTTTGATAAAACATGCGGTTGGAGAAGCTCACAATGACTACGCCACCAGGCTTAAGTACTCGGTGGATTTCGCTAAAAATTGCTTCAGGGTATTGCAAATACTGCACGGAAACGGCAATCAGCACCGCATCAAAAGTTTGATCTGCTTGAGGAAGCTGCAGCTCTTTGTTGAGATTTTGGACAAAACACTCATCAAAGCGAGGATTCTTGGCTAGCTCTTC
The Acaryochloris marina S15 genome window above contains:
- a CDS encoding class I SAM-dependent methyltransferase; this translates as MSLQPHQRTKLDNGDDQSFYDYPRFVTHVDDGFIQQLTDLYRQHLQPGFTLLDLMSSWVSHLPEDIKFEQVIGHGLNAEELAKNPRFDECFVQNLNKELQLPQADQTFDAVLIAVSVQYLQYPEAIFSEIHRVLKPGGVVIVSFSNRMFYQKAIQVWRDGSDEQRVQLVQSYMGSVTGLSKPQVISNQTPQSTLLSWMGLGGGDPFFALVSQRLPADPTAASEA